In a genomic window of Carassius auratus strain Wakin unplaced genomic scaffold, ASM336829v1 scaf_tig00055655, whole genome shotgun sequence:
- the LOC113090483 gene encoding LOW QUALITY PROTEIN: adaptin ear-binding coat-associated protein 2-like (The sequence of the model RefSeq protein was modified relative to this genomic sequence to represent the inferred CDS: deleted 1 base in 1 codon), whose product MMADSSDQYESVLCVKSEVHVYRIPPRSSNRGYRAADWKLDEPAWSGRMKITAKGKTAFIKLEDRITGELFAQAPVDQYPGSVVESVSDSSRYFVIKIEDGNGRHAFIGIGFADRGDSFDFNVALQDHFKWVKQEGELARQEAAQVSAPKLDLGFKEGQTIKINIGNIKKKDSGGAAGKSRSMSGSLLPPPPGVKSSALVPPPTAQQTTPTAPPSTGMILDFGAPAPAVAPPSQDQWGDFTAAGSGAAQDSRSGWVQF is encoded by the exons ATGATGGCGGATAGCAGCGATCAGTATGAGTCGGTTCTGTGTGTGAAGTCAGAGGTCCATGTTTACCGGATCCCGCCCCGGAGCTCCAACCGCGGATACCG GGCAGCGGACTGGAAGCTGGATGAGCCGGCGTGGAGC GGACGCATGAAAATCACAGCTAAAGGAAAAACAGCCTTCATTAAACTGGAGGACAGAATCACAG gcgAGCTGTTCGCTCAGGCCCCGGTGGATCAGTACCCAGGGAGCGTGGTGGAGTCCGTCAGTGACTCCAGCAGATACTTCGTCATCAAGATCGAGGACGGAAACGG GCGGCATGCGTTCATCGGCATCGGTTTCGCAGATCGTGGCGACTCGTTTGATTTCAACGTGGCATTACAGGATCATTTTAA GTGGGTGAAACAGGAAGGTGAATTAGCCCGACAGGAAGCAGCTCAGGTTTCAGCGCCGAAGCTGGACTTGGGTTTCAAAGAGGGTCAGACCATCAAGATCAACATCGGG aacATAAAGAAGAAAGACTCCGGCGGTGCAGCAGGGAAGTCTCGTTCGATGAGCGGCTCTTTACTTCCTCCTCCACCTGGAGTCAAATCCTCGGCTCTGGTTCCTCCGCCCACAGCACAGCAGACCACGCCCACTGCTCCGCCCAGCACAG GGATGATACTGGACTTCGGAGCCCCCGCCCCCGCCGTAGCTCCGCCCTCTCAGGACCAGTGGGGTGATTTCACGGCTGCAGGCTCGGG GGCCGCTCAGGACTCGCGGTCAGGATGGGTGCAGTTCTAG